Proteins encoded in a region of the Megalops cyprinoides isolate fMegCyp1 chromosome 3, fMegCyp1.pri, whole genome shotgun sequence genome:
- the dgat2 gene encoding diacylglycerol O-acyltransferase 2, with translation MKTILAAYSGVLRGTGSSILSALQDLPSAPWPSRSKVEKQLQVISVLQWVISFLMLGAACTVLLVYMFCTDCWVIAAMYTAWLIFDWNTPKEGGRRSSWVRNWTVWTYFRDYFPVRLIKTHNLLPSRNYIFGYHPHGIFCFGAFCNFGTEATGFSKKFPGIKPSLATLAGNFRMPVLRDYLMSGGICPVNRNSIDYILSRKGTGNAVVIVVGGAAESLDCAPGMNSVTLKNRKGFVKLALQEGADLVPVYSFGENEVYKQIIFEEGSWWRLAQKKLQKLLGFAPCLFHGCGLFSEESWGLVPFSKPIITVVGEPITVPKIEEPSQEVVDQYHAMYISSLRKLFDKYKTRFGLKESDTLLIL, from the exons ATGAAGACCATACTTGCTGCATACTCCGGTGTCCTGCGAG GCACAGGCTCCAGCATCCTCTCGGCCCTGCAGGACCTGCCATCTGCTCCCTGGCCATCCCGCTCCAAGGTGGAGAAACAGCTGCAGGTTATCTCTGTGTTGCAATGGGTCATCAGCTTCCTGATGTTGG GTGCGGCCTGCACTGTGCTCCTTGTGTACATGTTCTGCACCGACTGCTGGGTAATAGCTGCCATGTACACAGCCTGGCTCATCTTCGACTGGAACACCCCGAAAGAAG GTGGCCGACGGTCCTCCTGGGTGAGGAACTGGACAGTGTGGACTTATTTCAGGGACTACTTTCCTGTTCGA CTCATCAAGACGCACAACCTGCTCCCTAGCCGGAACTACATCTTTGGCTACCACCCCCATGGGATTTTCTGTTTCGGAGCCTTCTGCAACTTCGGGACGGAGGCGACAGGCTTTTCCAAGAAATTCCCTGGAATTAAGCCTTCCCTGGCAACCCTGGCTGGAAACTTCCGGATGCCTGTGCTGAGGGACTATTTGATGTCTGGAG GCATCTGCCCAGTCAATCGAAACTCCATCGACTACATTCTGTCACGAAAGGGAACGGGTAACGCCGTGGTCATCGTTGTTGGAGGGGCAGCGGAGTCTCTGGACTGCGCTCCCGGCATGAATTCCGTCACCCTGAAGAACCGCAAGGGATTTGTAAAGCTGGCTCTTCAGGAGGG GGCTGACCTGGTGCCTGTGTACTCTTTCGGCGAGAATGAGGTGTACAAGCAGATTATCTTTGAGGAGGGCTCATGGTGGAGGCTGGCTCAGAAGAAACTCCAGAAGCTGTTGGGCTTTGCACCTTGCTTATTTCACGGCTGTGGCTTATTCTCAGAAGAATCCTGGGGCTTGGTACCTTTCAGTAAGCCCATCATCACTGTAG TGGGAGAGCCAATCACGGTGCCTAAGATCGAGGAGCCCAGCCAGGAGGTGGTGGATCAGTACCATGCCATGTACATCAGCTCCCTCAGAAAGCTCTTTGACAAGTACAAGACCCGTTTTGGCCTGAAGGAGAGCGACACCCTTTTGATCCTATGA